ATTGTGAAATGACCGGCAGAACTTACACGGACGTGATTAGAGAGTGTGTAAGGAAGCTCAAGCCCTCAATTGTTCAAGAAAATTTATCAAAATCTTAGCAATGCTGCCGATTCCATTTGCAAGTTTGGGGCAAATTGCAGCGGCGAATCCAAAATTTGCGACGGATCGGGGCAGACTTGGCTGAAGAGATTAATCAGCTTTGTCGGCGATTGACCGATTGAGTCCTGAGCCAGGGAATCAGTCAAAAAGTTAAGTATTTCCGAAGTTATACTGTTGAGTTCTGGAAAAACTGCAACTTTTTTCTTGACATTCCGCTTTTTTAAGCTCTATTAGAGGGACTGGTCGCCCATCAATAGAGAAATCAGAAGAAATACTTTATAGCTTAAGGCAACAAATATAGGGATTAGATATGAATGAAGAAAATGGTTTTGAGTTGGTAGGGTGTGAGGAGAATGCTGTTTTATCAGTAGATATTAATTCTATGACCAATCGTTATCTGATCGCCCACCCGATGTTTACAGCCGGCGAACTGATGGCAGAGATTAGGAAAAGATTTCTAAATGGCTTATCTGAAGAAGACAGAAAAACTTTGCTGGAAGAGGGTTTACCCTGTCAAATCTTGAGACCGGGTAAAAGCTGGCAAGCAGGAAAAGTTCGGGTGAGAGTTCTTCTAGAAGTTTCTAGTAACGAGCCAGAAAATGGTCGGCTAGAAGTGCCTTCTTACGATATGCGGCAGATTTTGAACGGAGATAAGAAATAAGAGGGGCAAAGAGGGAGTTTTAGATTAACTTCAGCATTTGGGCAAATAGATTATTACTTCGTAATGCGCTTTCTACGCCGGCACTCTCTGATCCCAATTTTATTTTGTGATGAATAAGTGGAGTTTGAGTCAAGAATTTTTAAGGACAGAGGATAGCGCAGCGTGCCTGCCGGCATACATAGATGGGTTAAGGGTTGGTGTCAGAGATATGTTTTCATGACTTTGATCAAGTTAGTATACCGGCACGTTTTAACGGGATTCCTTTTGGAGAACCGCTTTCACCAAAGCTTCTGCCTCCGCCGGCAGTTCAGTCACAAGGCGAATGGGTATCGCTTGTGTGGAAGCGTACTGAGCGTAATCTGAGGTTAGAAAGATAGCATAGTCGTCAGCATCAGCCGTCAGTTGAGCAGCCATTGCTAATGATATAGCTTTGATATAGTTGCGAACACTAGCGGCTTGATCGCCAATCAATTCACCGCCGGTGAGAACAGTATTCGGTTTTGTTGTCTGATCGATTGTTGCAGCAGGATCTTTAATACTTAAATGAGTTCCCCCAACAAAACCGACCAGCCATTTGGGAGCGAGAAGTTTGGAAAAACCGAGTATCTGTTCGCTTAAAGCAGGAGTTGTCTTATCTGCAGAGCCGGTGACAATCAGGGTGGGAACTTGCACTTTGCTCAAGCCCGTTTCGCCAAAAATTATTGAGCTAATTGGATTCATCGCCATTGCTCGTTTAATGCGTGGATCGTACAGTTGATAGGTGTTTTCCGGAAGTCCGCCGGCAATACACTGTAGTCCGACTCCCGGACTCAAGCTGACCAAATCGCCCTGACATCGCTGTTTTACACTGGCTATTTGTAACTCGCCTCCAGCAATAGACAAAGCGGTTCCACCCCCCATAGAATACCCAATCACCATGACATTATCAGTTGCGAGTTTGCCTTTGAGAGAGCCGGCTGATAGGTTTAATTTTTCTAGTTCATCTAAAGTAAAACTAATATCTTTGGGGCGATTTAAAAACTCATCGGGTTGCAGAAGAGGACCGCCGGCGAGTGCTGTATTCACTTGCGTGGTGTTACTGCCGATATGTTCGACAACAGCAACCACGTAACCATGTGATGCTAAATGATCTGCCAAATAGCGCAACTCTGTGCGGTCAGATCCCAAACCGTGAGTAAAGACAACCACAGGTTTTTCAGCAGTTGCACCGGCTGATGAGTATAGATCAACGGGAATATTGCGTTGACGCTGCGAATCATTGAGGTTTAAGCTAAGTACCTGTACAGAAGCGGTTCCCGGTTGGGAGGGGTCAAACGGTAAATTTAGCTGAATTTCGCGAGGCGTTAATTGAGGAGCAATCGCGGCCATAAACCGCTGAGTTTGCCAAAAAGGGGTGTTCAAGCTTCCCATCACTTCAAACGCCCGATCCAAGTCAATATTGAGGCGCTGACTCGGGTAAGATTCGATAAAGCTAATGATCGAAAGACCGGCTGGATCTTTTGCACCCAGTACCAGTGCGGCTCGAAGCGCTTGCACACCGGCTGCATCCTTTCGTGGCGTAATCGTGGCCAGATCGGCCAAGATGGTACTACCGATCCGAGTATTCAGCAAGTTGCTAATCGCTACAACATTGAGGGGCACTTTTGTTTTCAGCGCTGCTACAATTTTGCCCCGCTTTTCAGACGATAGGGTACTGGCATAACTTTGCAAAGCCGGCGGTACTTTTCCTGTTTCAGCAATTGTTTTAAGATCGGCAACATCAAATGATGCTGTAAATGGGCCTTTATGAACGACAACGGTTTCTGCCGCTTGTGCGGATTTTGTTAACCCTGTCAGATTAGTAATGGCAAGTGCCCAGACAAGGCCGGCAGCTCCTTTAGCCCATTTCAAGTTTGGTAGCATCAACGTTCCTCATAATTTCCGCTTGGAGACTATAGCGGATTCTTAGGTATGGTATCGGTTAATCAGCAGTTCTTCCAAGATATTAACTGAAAAAATATAAATTTCTGCATTTATGGTGTTGGCAGCACAGCTGGTTTCCGGTTGTAAAAAGGTTGGAGCTTTTCTAAAAAATTGCCCTAAAGAGAGAATTTCAAGTCATTGGAGCTAGATGTTTAAAAACAGTTTATTCAAAATCCCTATTTAAGAAAACGCTTACTTTTTGCACCGGCAGCCCCTTTACAACTGCACGGATGTCGGTATGATAACCGCAGAAGTTTAAAGGAGCGTCAGCAATGCCTCAGATTCAACACCTGGTTTTACTCAAGTTTAAACCCGAAGTCCTGCCAGAAAAGATTGCAGAACTCTTCAAGCAACTCAGTGAACTCCAACAATTGATTCCAGGCATCACTTATTATGCCGGTGGCTCATATTCGAGTTCTGAAGGGCTGAACCAAGACTACACCCACGGGTTTGTAATGACGTTCGAGAGTGCCGGTGCGCGTGACGCTTATCTACCCCATCCGGAACACGAACGAGTCAAAGCGGCACTCCTCCTTTGTTTAGACGGCGTGATCGCCTTTGATTTTGAAGCTTAGTCGGTTTCGTATATCATGCATCCTGCATTCTGAATAGTCGGCTATTGGGGTGATCTTTGTCACCTAGCTTGAAACCAAGGAATCACAAGATATGGGAAATTTACATCACCCCACAATTTGGATATAAAAGTCATACTTATTCCTCTGGGTCAGCCAATTTTAAAAGATTTTACAGGTAATGATGATTCGCAAAATTGTCTTAAAGGTTTTAAGAACGGGTTATCTAAGTGCTGAAATTGAAGAACAACTCCAGCAACTTTTTCATTCAGGGTGCAGCTTGGATGAGATAGACGCTCTGGCAGATTTGCAGTATGCTGTGATGGCCGGCCATGTCGAGCGAGCTTCCTGTCAAGTCAGAGAGAAATGTTTGCTTAATTCGCATAAGAACGATAAAAATATTTTTCAAGGTTTAGGCAACCAGATGAATGAGTTGTCACAAATAAGGTGAGCATTGGCTAGCTGATCACTCTTTTTGAAATCCTCATCTCCTCTAATCTAGTGAAAAAATAATCAAGTTATCAGGATCAATGCTGATATTTTTTTGAATATTACCGACCCTATTTATAACTAGGAAATTTTAAAATAGTAGGGTCGCAATGTCTTGCACCTTAGTTCAATTGCAATTCCCCTTTTTTTGTTTAGTGAAGAAATGGCCAAATTTTGAGGAACGTAATTGCCTCAGAAAAAAGGTCAGACATCGGCATCATTTTTCTAGTAATTTGAAGAATGAATGATGCCGTATTTCTCAAGTGATGAGATTACGCGCCCAAGCGACACACCGATCTGCTTGATCGAACCAAAACTCAGAATTCCAGTAGACATAACAACTGGTTTCACACAATAGCAGTGGTAACTGATGGGTATCCATCCGTTTTTCTTGCACTGCTAAATCATAATCTTGACTCAACTGTTCGACAGCCATCAGTACCCGTTGCCGGCGATCACCTTCATTCCAACTTTGATGTCCGCCAATCCAAGATCCGCCCGCAGGCTTTAGTTTAACCTCAGTAGAAGGGCCATTTCGCAAGTATTGATCCATATACCGGCTGACTGTCATAAACTCGATATCTTGCCAAGATGTTGAGTTACGAAACATCGGTGCAAATGTGTTGCGGAAATACTCAAACATCATCACATTTCCATTTTCGCCATCAGAAGTTGGTACGATTAACGGCGGCACCTCCCCATCTTGCAACACCTTCCCCCGATAGCGGATGTCATTAATACAACCATCGACATTGTGACCACTTTGCTGCCGGATGCCCATGTCTGTATCGCGCACCACACAAAGGATACGTTCGCTTTCTCCGCCTGATTCTACGACCAACCAATGCACGCGGTTTTCTAAAGCCGGCACACTCCACCCTTCAGGATGTTCTAGTGCTGAATTCGGTAAAATAATCCACTCATAGCCACATTTTTTCAACAGGCGAATAAACCGCAACGCTTCGGCAGGATTGCCGGTCATTCCCATTTCCGGGGGCCAAAATCCGCGCACTCGGGATAGCGCTTCTTGACCAAAAAGATCTGCAAATACGCGCCGCCATTCCATGATTTGCCCTTCATGATCGCGTTCTGGGGTAGCGGGAAAATAGCAATGACTGTAAGCTGTGCCGGCAAATTCCACGGCGTCTGGATGGTTGCTTAAAACGCGACGCCACAAGCCAATTACATCGCCCATCACTTCACCATCGACATGAAGATGATTGAAGATGCCGCTGCTCAGTCGTGCCAACTCTTCCAGCAATACGCCGGAATAATCCACCATGATGCGCGGCGAATGCCCTTCCTGGGTCAATAATTCTACATATCGGGCGGGATTTTTGTAGGCTTGGGCAAACCATTGGGCGTTCCAGTGTTCCTCAGAATTTGGCTCGCCATTGAGCATTTTTTCCAGGTTGCCGGTGAGGTGATCGCCAACCCAAATTGGGGGCTGATGCATATGCAACCAAGGGACAAATACGGCTAGGGGATTTGGGTTCATTAGAGTGTCCTTGTAGTTAGGAATTAGTAAACATTAAATGTCAGCTCAACTTTTCCTGTTTAACCCTCTCTCCGAACTATCACAGATAGGAAATCATCCTTCAAAATCAAAAAAATAGGCTGATTCTATATCCTGAAGAACAATTTATTTTTATTACCTTCCTTGTAAGGTCGGTTTAGAGAGAGGGTTAAGGAGAGATCAGAAACTATGTTACGGGGCTAAATTTCTTTTCACTTTATTAATCTTAGCCGGCTGATTCATATCGTGCCCCATGACAATCTCAGATAATTTTCCACACGTATAGCACTTCTCAATTTAGCGCAATCCATCTTTTGGGGTACTAAGCACAGATCCCTTACTAATTTGCGCCACTACATAGGGGAGAAACACGAGTTAGAACCGCTATATTATATGAATATTCAAGAACAAAATCGGCTTGTTCTCTAAAATTTACAATCTAAAATATAAAATCTAAACACTGACCTCAAATTGCCAGTTTGGACAAGTCATGATAGGGTTGCCGGCTAAAAATCTTCATTAACATTAAAATTATCTTTAAATCTGCCAGGGAACTGACTGTTTCACCGGCAAGGATATCGTCACCTCTGTTTTCTCACCTTCTTGAGAATAGACCTTAATTTTTCCTTCGTGTTTTTCAATAATTTTAAAGCAAATCGCCATCCCTAATCCTGTCCCTTGACCCACTGGCTTTGTGGTAAAAAATGGATCAAAAATTTTATCTATAATTTCCGGGGGAATTCCAGAGCCATTATCTCGAATTTGCACTTGTATTTGAGAAGAAGAAATTGTTTCTGTCAGAATTGCAATTTCTTTATAAGGTTGCTGTTTTTGCTCTTGTAGCGAATCAATAGCATTGCCAATGATATTCATAAAAACTTGGTTTAGCTGAGCCGGCGAACACTCAATCAGCGGTAAATCCCCGTAATTTTTAATAACAGTAATTCCTTCCGGTGTAATTCGGTTACTTAAAATCAAAAGTGTACTATCGATGCCTTCATGCAAATTAACTTGTTTCACCTCGGCTTCATCGAGTCGCGAGAAGTTCCGCAGGGATAAAACCAAATCTCGAATTCGCTCAGCTCCCATTTTTAAAGAGTTCAGTAGCTTAGGCAAGTCTTCAACAAGAAACTCTAACTCGATTTCTGATATTTTAGTTTGAATTTCTGGGGTTGTATTCGGATATTCCTGCTGATAAAGCACTACTAAATTTATCAAGTCTTGCAGATACTCTTGAGCGTATGTAATATTGCCGTAAATAAAGCCAGCAGGGTTATTAATTTCATGAGCGATCCCAGCAACCATTTGACCGAGGCTCGACATTTTTTCAGTTTGAATCAGTTGCGCTTGAGTTTTTTGGAGTTCATGCAGCGCTTGTTGCAACTCGGTCGCTTTTTCTCTCAATTGCGCTTCCGATTCTCGCACAGCATCCTCTGAACGCTTGCGGTCGGTGATATCCTGAAAAATCAGCAGCGAACCTCCCTCGCCGCTGCGTCCGGTAATGGGTGCAACGGTCACTTCCAAAAATCGGAAGCTGCTATCATCGGCATCGATTTGAAAAATTTCAGGGGAA
The Microcoleus sp. FACHB-672 DNA segment above includes these coding regions:
- a CDS encoding KGK domain-containing protein codes for the protein MNEENGFELVGCEENAVLSVDINSMTNRYLIAHPMFTAGELMAEIRKRFLNGLSEEDRKTLLEEGLPCQILRPGKSWQAGKVRVRVLLEVSSNEPENGRLEVPSYDMRQILNGDKK
- a CDS encoding alpha/beta hydrolase; protein product: MLPNLKWAKGAAGLVWALAITNLTGLTKSAQAAETVVVHKGPFTASFDVADLKTIAETGKVPPALQSYASTLSSEKRGKIVAALKTKVPLNVVAISNLLNTRIGSTILADLATITPRKDAAGVQALRAALVLGAKDPAGLSIISFIESYPSQRLNIDLDRAFEVMGSLNTPFWQTQRFMAAIAPQLTPREIQLNLPFDPSQPGTASVQVLSLNLNDSQRQRNIPVDLYSSAGATAEKPVVVFTHGLGSDRTELRYLADHLASHGYVVAVVEHIGSNTTQVNTALAGGPLLQPDEFLNRPKDISFTLDELEKLNLSAGSLKGKLATDNVMVIGYSMGGGTALSIAGGELQIASVKQRCQGDLVSLSPGVGLQCIAGGLPENTYQLYDPRIKRAMAMNPISSIIFGETGLSKVQVPTLIVTGSADKTTPALSEQILGFSKLLAPKWLVGFVGGTHLSIKDPAATIDQTTKPNTVLTGGELIGDQAASVRNYIKAISLAMAAQLTADADDYAIFLTSDYAQYASTQAIPIRLVTELPAEAEALVKAVLQKESR
- a CDS encoding Dabb family protein, which codes for MPQIQHLVLLKFKPEVLPEKIAELFKQLSELQQLIPGITYYAGGSYSSSEGLNQDYTHGFVMTFESAGARDAYLPHPEHERVKAALLLCLDGVIAFDFEA
- a CDS encoding glycoside hydrolase produces the protein MNPNPLAVFVPWLHMHQPPIWVGDHLTGNLEKMLNGEPNSEEHWNAQWFAQAYKNPARYVELLTQEGHSPRIMVDYSGVLLEELARLSSGIFNHLHVDGEVMGDVIGLWRRVLSNHPDAVEFAGTAYSHCYFPATPERDHEGQIMEWRRVFADLFGQEALSRVRGFWPPEMGMTGNPAEALRFIRLLKKCGYEWIILPNSALEHPEGWSVPALENRVHWLVVESGGESERILCVVRDTDMGIRQQSGHNVDGCINDIRYRGKVLQDGEVPPLIVPTSDGENGNVMMFEYFRNTFAPMFRNSTSWQDIEFMTVSRYMDQYLRNGPSTEVKLKPAGGSWIGGHQSWNEGDRRQRVLMAVEQLSQDYDLAVQEKRMDTHQLPLLLCETSCYVYWNSEFWFDQADRCVAWARNLIT
- a CDS encoding sensor histidine kinase — protein: MAGKIVMVQVDPATLTVLHKSLSLLPEELVEFEQDPEPLLQSLEAGEINLDVVVLGSLVSEPVQIAQRVQSVDKELAVLILSDPAFHQQMQQALQFSPFLGNQVSCRSTAEGEALVIALQEAITRTKQRRSYRSMLMAAQASLSNASAPPPQPAQYMERLLDRAPIGVVAVDEAATILTWNRYAEEFLGMSEREALGTFFGQFFLESQRQSLIDFINRCSTSETRFSPEIFQIDADDSSFRFLEVTVAPITGRSGEGGSLLIFQDITDRKRSEDAVRESEAQLREKATELQQALHELQKTQAQLIQTEKMSSLGQMVAGIAHEINNPAGFIYGNITYAQEYLQDLINLVVLYQQEYPNTTPEIQTKISEIELEFLVEDLPKLLNSLKMGAERIRDLVLSLRNFSRLDEAEVKQVNLHEGIDSTLLILSNRITPEGITVIKNYGDLPLIECSPAQLNQVFMNIIGNAIDSLQEQKQQPYKEIAILTETISSSQIQVQIRDNGSGIPPEIIDKIFDPFFTTKPVGQGTGLGMAICFKIIEKHEGKIKVYSQEGEKTEVTISLPVKQSVPWQI